The genome window GTTATCATGGCTTGGCATGGATTATTCGGCAGAAACGAGGTTCATTGCGACTGTGAACATCCACCGCCTTCCGGTTTGCTACGTAGCTCGTTGGTCTATAGTCTGATTGCTATTCCCTTGTTGCTGGGATTTCTGTTACCTGATCGGGCTCTTGGCAGCTCTATGGCCAGTCAAAAAGGCATGTCTCTCACCTATGCTCCTCCGGAGATTCGTCGTAAAGAGCCTTTACCTGAAACAGTAAAATTAAATGTACAGGATCTGACCCAACCATCAACGGCTGTTCAGTCTGCATCGTCTGCAAAAGTTCAATTCGTTCCGCCGGATGAGTACAGCCGTGAATTCGCAGAACTGGCAGAGAAGTTGTATGCCGAACAGGTCATTCGAGTCTATCCTGAAATTTTCTCTGAAACACTCGGCACGATCGATATGTTCCAGCGACAATTTGCAGGCAAAGATATCTCGTTATCCGGGTTTGTTTATCGGGACAAAAGCATGGATCATGAATCACATTTTGCACTCGGACGATTTCTCGTCATGTGCTGTCCTGCTGATGCTGCTCCCTTCGGCGTCATGGTTCACATCCCAGAAGCAAATAATCTCCCTACTGACAGCTGGGTGCAAATCGATGGCACCATCGGCTCTGCACAAGTAGATGGCAAAGATACCATTGAGATTCGTGCAACAAAGGTGACACCTGTATCCGAGCCGTCCACGCCTTA of Paenibacillus sp. FSL R5-0517 contains these proteins:
- a CDS encoding TIGR03943 family protein, giving the protein MNHTVYTITKSPVPRSHFIQWHNLIRAGWIGGLAVYIIHLNSSDSLHYYLAPTMQKLLLCCPVPFLFIAVIMAWHGLFGRNEVHCDCEHPPPSGLLRSSLVYSLIAIPLLLGFLLPDRALGSSMASQKGMSLTYAPPEIRRKEPLPETVKLNVQDLTQPSTAVQSASSAKVQFVPPDEYSREFAELAEKLYAEQVIRVYPEIFSETLGTIDMFQRQFAGKDISLSGFVYRDKSMDHESHFALGRFLVMCCPADAAPFGVMVHIPEANNLPTDSWVQIDGTIGSAQVDGKDTIEIRATKVTPVSEPSTPYIYTSADSVMAYEQIKNQ